In the Gemmatimonadota bacterium genome, one interval contains:
- a CDS encoding peptidase M14 family protein, producing MKAYLPFRRLFLVLLTLTFCFPAWTAAQQIPSPEQFFGHQMGADRQLARWDKLVEYYDMIGERSDRVQVVHMGPSTLGNPFLSIFVSSPENLANLDEIKRMNAILQDPREHSQAEIDNAIENSKVVFVQSYGLHSTEVAGSQSAAEVMYDFATRDDDGINEILDNTVSILIPAFNPDGNIIVTDWYNRWVGTEYEGSGPPELYHHFIGHDNNRDAFMQNTIESYYGAEILFREWVPQAYIDHHQMGPYTARIYLPPYAEPIRPEGDPLVWREMAWYGAHMAYKMEEAELDGAIGAAIYSGWGHFGFHWITPFHNIAGMLTESASARLATPLYVHPDQLGGSRQLPEYAEQTTFPSPWPGGWWHVRDIVDRQIIATFSPLELAAKNRETVLRNAYNKASRQTRRGMEGATKAYVISADQHDPLTMMKMVNKLLLQGITVERSDVGFTHERYVYDAGSYVVSMAQPKRGLIRWLLGQTYYPDNSFTRDRDGSPIRPYDMSGDVISEFMGVDVDPVGTAIEAPLTVVRDLVEPRGEVSLGQHGYVIDGALNDAFTAVNLLFDAGANVWRVDQDGAGVKAGDFIVGAGTAAATIREIATETGVDFMSLDTDASGVSHPLSRQRIGMYQRYYGGNMDEGWTRLLLEDFEFEYTSLFDRHILEGDLHEKWDVIVLPADSKDMMTGMREGGGGRGGDPNQTPPEYRSGFGQAGIDELEAFVENGGTLVTFAQAGDLPIDEFELPIRNAVAGMWGNEFWAPGSTLKVDVDTSSPFAYGMPENALATYLAGGQVYETVAGARSSDVHRIVTYIDRDILQSGWLLGEEAIADKAAVVSVEHGEGTVLLIGFRAQHRAQTHGTFKLFFNALVNGRIHVGVAAAG from the coding sequence ATGAAAGCGTACCTCCCCTTCCGTCGTCTCTTCCTGGTCCTGCTCACGCTGACGTTTTGTTTTCCGGCGTGGACCGCAGCTCAGCAGATCCCGTCGCCTGAGCAGTTCTTCGGTCATCAGATGGGTGCGGACCGTCAGCTGGCTCGCTGGGACAAGCTCGTCGAGTACTACGACATGATCGGCGAGCGCAGCGACCGGGTGCAGGTCGTGCACATGGGCCCGAGCACGTTGGGGAATCCGTTTCTATCGATCTTCGTGTCATCGCCCGAGAACCTGGCGAATCTCGACGAGATCAAGCGCATGAACGCGATCCTACAGGACCCGCGAGAGCACTCACAGGCGGAGATCGACAACGCGATCGAGAACAGCAAGGTCGTCTTCGTTCAGTCGTACGGGCTGCACTCGACCGAAGTCGCTGGGAGTCAGTCCGCGGCGGAAGTCATGTACGACTTCGCCACCAGAGATGACGACGGGATCAACGAGATCCTGGACAACACCGTCTCCATCCTGATTCCTGCGTTCAATCCGGACGGCAATATCATCGTGACCGACTGGTACAACCGCTGGGTCGGTACCGAATACGAGGGGTCGGGACCCCCGGAGCTCTATCACCACTTCATCGGCCACGACAACAACCGTGACGCGTTCATGCAGAACACGATCGAGTCGTATTATGGCGCCGAGATCTTGTTCCGGGAGTGGGTTCCACAGGCCTACATCGATCATCACCAGATGGGCCCGTACACGGCCCGCATCTATTTGCCTCCGTACGCCGAGCCGATTCGACCTGAGGGCGATCCGTTGGTGTGGCGCGAGATGGCGTGGTACGGCGCGCACATGGCGTACAAGATGGAGGAGGCGGAGCTCGACGGCGCGATCGGAGCGGCGATCTACTCCGGCTGGGGTCACTTCGGCTTCCACTGGATTACGCCGTTCCACAACATCGCTGGCATGCTTACGGAATCGGCGAGCGCCCGACTCGCGACGCCTCTGTACGTGCATCCAGATCAGTTGGGTGGATCGCGCCAGCTACCCGAGTACGCAGAGCAGACCACGTTCCCGAGCCCGTGGCCCGGAGGCTGGTGGCACGTGCGAGATATTGTGGACCGCCAGATCATCGCAACCTTTTCGCCATTGGAACTAGCGGCTAAGAACCGCGAGACCGTTTTGCGGAATGCGTACAACAAGGCGAGCCGGCAGACACGCAGGGGCATGGAGGGCGCTACCAAGGCGTATGTGATTTCCGCCGATCAGCACGACCCGCTCACCATGATGAAGATGGTGAACAAGCTGCTTCTACAGGGCATCACCGTGGAGCGTTCGGATGTCGGCTTCACGCACGAACGCTACGTCTACGATGCGGGCTCGTACGTGGTGTCGATGGCGCAGCCGAAGCGCGGACTGATCCGTTGGCTGCTCGGGCAGACCTACTACCCCGACAACAGCTTCACGCGCGATCGAGATGGAAGCCCGATCCGCCCGTACGACATGTCCGGGGACGTGATCTCCGAGTTCATGGGTGTGGACGTCGATCCGGTCGGGACAGCGATCGAGGCTCCGCTCACGGTGGTCCGCGACCTCGTCGAGCCGAGGGGCGAGGTCTCTCTGGGTCAGCACGGGTATGTGATCGACGGCGCTCTGAACGATGCGTTCACGGCCGTAAACCTACTCTTCGATGCGGGCGCGAACGTCTGGCGTGTGGACCAGGACGGGGCCGGTGTGAAGGCGGGTGACTTCATCGTCGGTGCGGGCACAGCCGCGGCCACGATTCGGGAGATCGCCACGGAGACCGGTGTGGACTTCATGTCACTCGATACTGACGCCTCCGGCGTGAGCCATCCTCTGAGCCGGCAGCGGATCGGCATGTATCAGCGCTATTACGGCGGAAACATGGACGAGGGTTGGACGCGTTTGCTGCTCGAGGACTTCGAGTTCGAGTACACGAGCCTCTTCGATCGCCATATCCTGGAAGGTGACCTGCACGAGAAGTGGGACGTCATCGTCCTACCCGCCGACAGCAAGGACATGATGACCGGAATGCGTGAGGGCGGCGGCGGTCGCGGTGGCGACCCGAACCAGACGCCGCCCGAGTACCGGAGTGGGTTCGGGCAAGCGGGCATTGACGAACTCGAGGCGTTCGTGGAGAACGGCGGCACGCTGGTCACGTTCGCGCAGGCCGGTGATCTACCGATAGACGAGTTCGAGCTTCCGATCCGTAACGCGGTCGCAGGGATGTGGGGCAACGAGTTCTGGGCCCCTGGCTCGACGCTCAAGGTCGACGTCGACACGTCGAGCCCGTTCGCGTACGGCATGCCCGAGAATGCGCTGGCTACGTACTTGGCTGGTGGTCAGGTCTACGAGACGGTGGCGGGGGCACGAAGCTCGGACGTGCACCGGATCGTCACCTACATCGATCGGGACATCCTTCAGAGCGGTTGGTTGCTCGGCGAGGAAGCCATCGCCGACAAGGCGGCGGTCGTCTCCGTGGAACACGGTGAGGGCACGGTGTTGCTGATCGGGTTTCGGGCACAGCATCGGGCGCAGACCCACGGCACTTTCAAGCTGTTCTTCAACGCGCTGGTCAACGGTCGTATACATGTGGGTGTGGCGGCAGCGGGGTGA
- a CDS encoding pyridoxamine 5'-phosphate oxidase family protein, which translates to MSTMVVWRMITLVGLLVASLLSAPGSSEAQTLGRAELLSASRDIMSAARYVALATVDEEGRPAVRAMDAAAPDDDMTVWLATNPRSRKVSQIRAEPRVALYYLDADGPGYVTLVGTARLIDEPAQKARHWKESWTPFYTDRDESVLLIQVTPLWLEVVSVPHGVNGDPETWRADIVEFVPGSSGR; encoded by the coding sequence GTGAGCACGATGGTCGTGTGGCGAATGATCACGCTTGTGGGACTCTTGGTCGCTTCGCTTTTGTCAGCGCCCGGGTCTTCGGAGGCTCAGACGCTCGGTCGGGCGGAGCTTCTCTCCGCGTCCAGGGACATCATGAGCGCTGCGCGCTACGTGGCGCTTGCGACGGTCGATGAAGAGGGCCGGCCGGCCGTGCGAGCTATGGACGCAGCGGCTCCCGACGACGACATGACGGTCTGGCTCGCGACGAACCCGCGCAGCCGGAAGGTCAGCCAGATCCGCGCCGAGCCGCGGGTCGCCCTCTACTACCTCGACGCGGACGGACCCGGCTACGTCACCCTCGTCGGTACCGCGCGCTTGATCGACGAACCAGCACAAAAGGCGCGCCATTGGAAGGAGTCGTGGACTCCCTTCTACACGGACCGGGACGAGAGCGTGCTCCTCATCCAGGTGACGCCACTCTGGCTGGAGGTTGTTTCCGTTCCGCACGGGGTGAACGGAGATCCTGAGACCTGGCGTGCCGACATCGTGGAGTTCGTGCCGGGCAGCTCCGGCCGCTAG
- a CDS encoding peptidylprolyl isomerase, which yields MCGGDADDAEPSQPPNPLLRPARFTETAPATFRARFETSVGEFVLELHRDWAPLGVDRFYNLAKNGFFDDSRAYRVIDGFMAQFGINADPYVSQAWKTQFIVDDPVVETNSRGRVTFAKGGLHTRTTEVFVNYRDNAGLDEEGFSPIGEVIEGMEVVDAFYAEYGDGPPRGSGPYAAMAQARGNEYLDAEFGELTKIIRVTVEEGG from the coding sequence ATGTGCGGAGGCGACGCCGACGATGCCGAGCCGAGCCAGCCTCCAAACCCGCTGCTTCGGCCTGCTCGGTTCACCGAGACCGCGCCGGCGACGTTCCGAGCGCGTTTCGAGACGAGCGTCGGTGAGTTCGTCCTCGAGCTGCACCGCGACTGGGCTCCCCTGGGTGTTGATCGCTTCTACAACCTCGCCAAGAACGGTTTCTTCGACGACTCGCGAGCATACCGCGTCATTGACGGCTTCATGGCGCAGTTCGGCATCAATGCGGATCCGTACGTCAGCCAGGCCTGGAAGACGCAGTTCATCGTCGACGATCCCGTCGTGGAAACGAACAGCCGGGGCCGCGTCACCTTCGCCAAGGGTGGTTTGCACACGCGCACGACCGAGGTCTTCGTCAACTATCGGGACAACGCGGGGCTCGACGAAGAAGGCTTCTCCCCCATCGGTGAGGTCATCGAGGGCATGGAGGTGGTCGACGCCTTCTACGCCGAGTACGGCGACGGGCCACCCCGGGGCTCAGGCCCGTACGCGGCAATGGCGCAGGCGCGGGGCAACGAATACCTGGACGCCGAATTCGGGGAGCTGACGAAGATTATCCGCGTGACGGTCGAGGAGGGGGGGTGA
- a CDS encoding aminotransferase class I/II-fold pyridoxal phosphate-dependent enzyme: MLRVPPQTRPRVTVMIDLRSDTVTKPTEAMRAAMAAAEVGDDVYGDDPTVKALEARTAELLGKEDAVFVPTGSMSNQIAIRTHTEPGDLVLIDRAAHIIRAEGGAAAALSGVTMKPLTGARGIFSTDDVDASLEPDHPFNPSTLSPQARLLCVENTHNGGGGAVWPLADVQAVCEAARRHALATHLDGARLWHATAASGVSERDYAAPFDTVNVCFSKALGAPVGSALAGTRELITRARRFKQQFGGGFRQAGIIAAGALHALEHHRQDLAQDVEHARLLAEGIAGMDGMSVDLASVQSNIVRFEITVMDAGLFATCCHERGVHMLPNGEHGLRAVTHRDVSRDDVVTSLGVMASVLATAEAEVVERL, from the coding sequence ATGCTACGCGTCCCGCCGCAGACCCGACCCCGAGTGACCGTCATGATCGACTTGAGAAGCGATACCGTCACGAAGCCGACCGAAGCGATGCGCGCCGCGATGGCGGCGGCCGAGGTAGGCGACGACGTGTACGGAGACGACCCGACGGTGAAGGCGTTGGAGGCGCGCACCGCAGAGCTGCTGGGCAAAGAGGACGCGGTCTTCGTGCCGACGGGCAGCATGTCGAATCAGATCGCGATCCGGACGCACACCGAACCCGGCGACCTGGTGCTCATCGACCGGGCCGCGCACATCATCCGAGCGGAAGGGGGCGCCGCGGCGGCACTCAGCGGTGTGACCATGAAGCCGCTGACAGGCGCCCGTGGGATATTCAGCACGGACGATGTGGACGCGTCTCTCGAGCCGGACCATCCGTTCAACCCTTCGACGCTCAGCCCGCAAGCGAGGCTGCTGTGCGTGGAGAACACTCACAACGGAGGTGGGGGCGCGGTGTGGCCGCTCGCGGATGTGCAGGCAGTCTGTGAAGCAGCGCGGCGTCACGCGCTCGCGACGCATCTGGACGGAGCCCGTCTGTGGCACGCGACAGCAGCTTCGGGTGTGTCTGAACGAGACTATGCGGCGCCGTTCGACACTGTGAATGTGTGCTTCAGCAAGGCGCTCGGCGCGCCGGTGGGCTCGGCGCTCGCTGGCACGAGAGAGTTGATCACGCGCGCTCGGCGCTTCAAGCAACAGTTCGGTGGCGGGTTCCGGCAGGCGGGCATCATCGCTGCCGGTGCGCTGCACGCACTCGAGCATCACCGGCAGGATTTGGCCCAGGACGTCGAGCACGCCCGGTTGCTCGCGGAGGGGATCGCCGGCATGGATGGGATGAGTGTCGACCTCGCTTCCGTGCAGTCCAACATCGTGCGCTTCGAGATCACGGTGATGGACGCGGGCCTTTTCGCCACATGTTGCCATGAACGTGGTGTCCACATGCTGCCCAATGGTGAGCACGGTCTGCGGGCAGTGACTCACCGCGACGTAAGTCGGGACGACGTTGTCACGTCGCTAGGGGTCATGGCGTCCGTGCTGGCGACCGCAGAGGCCGAGGTCGTCGAGCGCCTTTGA
- a CDS encoding isoprenylcysteine carboxylmethyltransferase family protein, which produces MSTARYVIAVLLVISLPPAIVWWYVIHPFVGFWRKIGKPITYTVMTVLFLGSVVGLFAVRDALVLTDLGTSWIMVGVAAVLIIPAIWLAILRAKYLSFGILAGVPELDADGSGGKLLNQGIYAVIRHPRYVEIALGTLAYAAFANYLGGYILALLTIPGIHAVVVIEEKELAERFGEEYEAYRASVPRYIPTRDA; this is translated from the coding sequence ATGTCGACCGCCCGCTACGTCATCGCTGTGCTTCTCGTGATCAGTCTCCCGCCCGCGATCGTGTGGTGGTACGTGATCCACCCGTTCGTCGGTTTCTGGCGGAAGATCGGCAAACCGATCACATACACCGTGATGACCGTGCTCTTCCTCGGCAGCGTCGTGGGGCTGTTCGCGGTCCGTGACGCGTTGGTGCTCACCGACCTCGGCACGAGTTGGATCATGGTCGGCGTGGCCGCGGTCCTCATCATCCCTGCGATCTGGCTCGCGATCCTGCGCGCGAAGTACCTGAGCTTTGGGATTCTCGCGGGAGTCCCTGAACTCGACGCGGACGGCTCGGGCGGCAAGCTGCTCAACCAGGGGATCTACGCCGTCATCCGTCACCCACGGTACGTGGAGATCGCGCTCGGCACGCTCGCGTACGCGGCATTCGCCAACTACCTCGGCGGCTACATCCTCGCCCTGCTCACGATCCCGGGCATCCATGCGGTCGTCGTGATCGAGGAGAAGGAGCTCGCCGAGCGATTCGGCGAGGAGTACGAGGCGTATAGGGCGAGCGTGCCACGATACATTCCCACGCGAGACGCGTAG
- a CDS encoding S9 family peptidase, translated as MRKLALLPVMLLLVVPASAQERRAMTTDDGLDMVRVGGATISPDGSWVLFSKSELDWDENERKTTWWRVPTEGGEPYRFIGEEGGNGFQFSPDGSTLSFTRSIDDKTQLFLIRTDGGEAQQLSKHKASVGSHQWSQDGSKIFFVAPEARSEEEEKARKDGDDAIFVDEGANGQRDGTWNNLWVIDVASEEEKRLTEVDHRIASFAVSPAGDRIVFTSRSENRRNQRNLSEIRLLDVESGEIRRLTENRAPESRLLWAPDGRRFAYTARTDGEWELVLDKIWVMDPESGDKRMVSGAFDGNIGTFVWTPDASGILFSGLQGTNNNLFRLDVASGDVVKVTSAFGSLSPSSFTRDRTHMAYVFQSFDTPTDVWTGPTDGTGGVRLTDANPWIEEEIALGKGELIQWTSEDGTAIEGILMLPNDDRDEALPLLLHIHGGPAGVFRNAFSTQNHVWAGLGYAQLFPNVRGSSGYDDELLSGNAQDIGGGDYADLMTGVDEVIARGIADPDQLGLRGWSYGGILGGWTVTQTDRFKGASIGAMVSDWTSEYGPGFNHDVRLWYIGGTPWENPDEWRERSALTHVANVTTPTLILHGMNDRTDTEPQSMMFFQALKDQGKIARYIRFPREPHGFREPRHQRTRDVEEIRWIQKYVRGIEWTPWERPKDDEKDEKKDEKKVIS; from the coding sequence ATGCGGAAGCTCGCGCTACTCCCCGTGATGCTCTTGCTGGTCGTTCCTGCCTCTGCGCAGGAGCGCCGTGCGATGACCACCGACGACGGCCTCGACATGGTCCGAGTCGGCGGAGCCACCATCTCTCCCGACGGTAGCTGGGTTCTCTTTTCGAAGTCCGAGCTCGACTGGGACGAGAACGAACGCAAGACGACCTGGTGGCGGGTTCCGACGGAGGGCGGCGAGCCCTACCGCTTCATTGGAGAAGAGGGCGGCAACGGGTTCCAGTTCTCGCCCGACGGGAGTACGCTCTCGTTCACACGTTCCATCGACGACAAGACGCAGCTGTTCCTCATCCGCACCGACGGTGGCGAGGCTCAGCAGTTGAGCAAGCACAAGGCATCCGTGGGTTCGCATCAATGGTCCCAAGACGGGTCGAAGATTTTCTTCGTGGCGCCGGAGGCTCGGAGCGAGGAGGAAGAGAAGGCTCGCAAGGACGGAGACGACGCGATCTTCGTGGACGAGGGCGCCAACGGCCAGCGCGACGGGACCTGGAACAACCTCTGGGTCATCGATGTGGCGTCGGAAGAGGAGAAGCGCCTCACCGAGGTCGATCACCGCATCGCCTCGTTCGCGGTCTCACCCGCAGGCGACCGCATCGTCTTCACTTCGCGCAGCGAGAATCGGCGAAACCAGCGGAATCTCTCGGAGATCCGGCTCTTGGACGTTGAAAGCGGCGAGATCCGTCGGCTCACCGAGAACCGCGCACCGGAGAGTCGATTGCTCTGGGCTCCGGACGGTCGGCGCTTTGCATACACCGCTCGGACCGACGGCGAGTGGGAGCTCGTGCTCGACAAGATCTGGGTCATGGATCCCGAGAGTGGCGACAAGCGCATGGTCTCGGGAGCATTCGACGGCAATATCGGCACCTTCGTGTGGACTCCGGACGCGTCCGGCATCCTGTTCAGCGGGCTGCAGGGCACCAACAACAACCTGTTCCGCCTCGATGTCGCATCAGGCGACGTCGTCAAAGTGACGTCCGCGTTCGGCTCGCTCTCGCCGAGTTCGTTCACGCGGGATCGCACGCACATGGCATACGTCTTTCAGAGCTTCGACACGCCGACCGACGTGTGGACCGGACCGACCGACGGCACGGGCGGCGTTCGCCTCACGGACGCAAACCCATGGATCGAAGAGGAGATCGCGCTGGGGAAGGGCGAGCTGATTCAGTGGACCAGCGAGGATGGAACCGCGATCGAGGGCATTCTCATGCTGCCCAACGACGACCGCGACGAAGCGTTGCCGCTTTTGCTGCACATCCACGGCGGACCGGCGGGGGTCTTCCGGAATGCGTTCTCGACACAGAACCACGTGTGGGCGGGACTTGGCTATGCTCAGCTCTTCCCCAACGTGCGCGGGAGCTCTGGCTACGACGACGAGCTGCTGAGCGGGAACGCGCAGGACATCGGAGGTGGAGACTACGCGGATCTCATGACCGGTGTCGACGAGGTCATCGCTCGGGGCATCGCCGATCCCGATCAGCTGGGGCTGCGCGGTTGGAGTTATGGCGGCATCCTCGGCGGCTGGACGGTCACGCAGACGGACCGCTTCAAAGGTGCGTCCATAGGCGCGATGGTTTCGGATTGGACGTCCGAGTACGGGCCGGGCTTCAACCACGACGTCCGGCTCTGGTACATCGGCGGTACCCCGTGGGAGAATCCGGACGAGTGGCGTGAGCGGTCGGCTCTCACGCACGTCGCGAACGTCACGACGCCAACGCTCATCCTACACGGGATGAACGACCGGACCGACACGGAGCCGCAAAGCATGATGTTCTTTCAGGCTCTCAAGGATCAGGGCAAGATCGCCCGCTACATACGCTTTCCCAGGGAGCCGCACGGCTTCCGCGAGCCGCGCCACCAACGCACCCGTGACGTGGAGGAGATCCGCTGGATCCAGAAGTACGTGCGAGGCATAGAGTGGACGCCGTGGGAGCGCCCGAAGGACGACGAGAAGGACGAGAAGAAGGACGAGAAGAAGGTGATCTCCTAG
- the msrA gene encoding peptide-methionine (S)-S-oxide reductase MsrA encodes MTGVERATLAGGCFWCIEAVFELVEGVSLVKSGYVGGAVPNPTYEQVCTGTTGHAEVVQVEFEPEVISYGELLEIFFGVHDPTTLNRQGNDVGTQYRSAIFYEDETQRDIALEVIRELDRDGPWDSPIVTTVEPLASFYPAEEYHDEYFRRNGEQPYCRVVVAPKLGKFRQRFAHRMKSGSGESGGA; translated from the coding sequence GTGACAGGCGTGGAACGTGCGACGCTGGCGGGCGGCTGTTTTTGGTGCATCGAAGCCGTGTTCGAGCTCGTGGAGGGCGTCAGCCTGGTTAAGTCCGGGTACGTGGGCGGTGCCGTGCCCAACCCGACGTACGAGCAGGTGTGCACCGGCACCACCGGTCACGCCGAAGTCGTACAGGTCGAGTTCGAGCCCGAAGTCATCTCTTACGGTGAACTGCTCGAGATCTTCTTCGGTGTGCACGACCCGACGACGCTCAACCGTCAGGGCAACGACGTTGGCACGCAGTACCGCTCCGCCATCTTCTACGAGGATGAAACGCAGCGCGATATCGCGCTCGAGGTGATCAGGGAGCTCGACCGTGACGGTCCCTGGGATAGCCCGATCGTCACGACGGTGGAGCCGCTCGCTTCCTTCTATCCCGCGGAGGAGTACCACGACGAGTATTTCCGGAGGAACGGGGAGCAGCCGTATTGCCGGGTCGTCGTGGCACCCAAGCTCGGGAAGTTCCGTCAACGCTTTGCCCATCGGATGAAGTCCGGGAGCGGGGAGTCGGGCGGCGCCTAG
- a CDS encoding amidohydrolase family protein: MKTLRFTALALLAPVFSACAADADFVDVLLVGGSVLDGSGSDAATADVAVSGGRISFVGDAAAAGITAADTVDVRGLTVAPGFIDMHSHAELDTDHGRDARAFLYQGITSVVLGVDGGGGKEVAARLGRWASDGIGVNALLFVGHNAARRAAIGMEDRPPTAGELDAMRAFVRKGMEEGAYGLSSGLFYLPGNYAETEEVIELNRVAAEYEGAIYDTHDRDLGASYPSFGYLRSIAEGIRIGEEAGTKVIFSHFNVQGAHNYGRAPEGAALIEEARARGVEVAGAHHSYTATQSNLRSYTVPSWVVAGGDTAMIRRFDDPDTLSIIDRQTREMLAIRGGADHILLVDERPDLNGKTLADVATEWGLTAPEAARRILRTGNASVMNLDLYDPENTRYLAGVDWMMTCTDGRDPGPTRPVTHPRAFGSFTKKLKDLVIDERLITLPYTVRSMTGLAADFLGWTDRGYLRVGMAADIVVLDMTRVQDMATYEDPHQYSEGTVHVLVNGVFAIREGSATGEMPGRPLVRGGGVFTRTSMAGEPEG; encoded by the coding sequence ATGAAGACGCTCCGTTTCACCGCCCTCGCCTTGCTCGCGCCCGTCTTCAGTGCGTGCGCAGCTGACGCCGACTTCGTCGACGTGCTTCTCGTGGGGGGCTCGGTTCTCGACGGCTCGGGCTCGGATGCCGCCACGGCCGACGTCGCTGTCTCGGGTGGTCGGATCTCCTTCGTGGGTGACGCGGCCGCGGCCGGCATCACCGCGGCGGACACGGTGGACGTCCGCGGCCTGACGGTTGCGCCGGGCTTCATCGACATGCACTCGCACGCCGAGTTGGACACGGACCACGGGCGGGACGCGCGCGCGTTCCTCTATCAGGGCATTACCTCGGTCGTGCTGGGCGTCGACGGCGGAGGCGGGAAAGAGGTCGCCGCCCGCCTCGGAAGGTGGGCGAGCGACGGTATCGGCGTGAACGCGCTGCTCTTCGTGGGGCATAACGCGGCGCGTCGGGCCGCGATCGGCATGGAGGACCGACCGCCTACCGCCGGGGAGCTCGACGCCATGCGTGCTTTCGTGCGGAAGGGCATGGAGGAGGGGGCCTACGGGCTGTCGTCCGGGCTGTTTTACCTACCTGGCAACTACGCCGAGACCGAAGAGGTCATCGAGCTCAATCGCGTCGCCGCCGAGTACGAAGGGGCGATCTACGACACCCATGACCGAGATCTCGGAGCGTCGTACCCATCGTTCGGGTATCTGAGGTCGATCGCCGAGGGGATTCGCATCGGGGAGGAAGCCGGCACCAAGGTCATCTTCAGCCACTTCAACGTCCAGGGCGCTCACAACTACGGCCGGGCCCCCGAGGGGGCGGCGCTCATCGAAGAGGCTCGGGCGCGCGGCGTCGAAGTCGCGGGAGCCCACCATTCGTATACGGCCACCCAGTCGAACCTGCGCTCGTACACCGTCCCGAGTTGGGTCGTCGCCGGAGGCGACACCGCGATGATCCGCCGCTTCGACGATCCCGACACACTCTCGATCATCGATCGTCAGACCCGGGAGATGCTCGCGATCCGGGGTGGGGCCGACCACATCCTCCTCGTGGACGAGCGGCCCGACCTGAATGGCAAGACGCTGGCGGACGTGGCGACGGAATGGGGACTCACCGCGCCCGAGGCGGCCCGACGGATTCTGCGGACCGGTAATGCCTCGGTCATGAACCTCGACCTCTACGATCCGGAGAACACCCGTTACCTCGCCGGCGTCGACTGGATGATGACGTGTACCGATGGCAGGGACCCCGGTCCGACGCGACCGGTGACGCACCCGAGGGCGTTCGGCTCCTTCACCAAGAAGCTGAAGGACCTCGTGATCGACGAGCGGCTCATCACGCTGCCGTACACCGTGCGCTCGATGACCGGCCTAGCGGCTGATTTTCTCGGCTGGACCGATCGTGGCTATCTGCGCGTGGGCATGGCCGCCGATATCGTGGTGCTGGACATGACTCGGGTGCAGGACATGGCGACGTACGAGGACCCACACCAGTACTCGGAGGGCACGGTTCACGTGCTCGTGAACGGCGTGTTCGCCATCCGGGAGGGCTCGGCAACGGGCGAAATGCCGGGTCGCCCCCTCGTGCGCGGTGGTGGCGTATTCACGAGGACCTCGATGGCTGGTGAGCCCGAAGGATGA
- a CDS encoding DUF72 domain-containing protein, whose amino-acid sequence MELHIGTSGYSYREWKGSFYPEDLSNKDMLSYYGERLGAVEINATFYRLPKTSVLESWAEQVPDGFRFSIKASRKITHFARLKAASQEATEYLLSTLGSLGDRMGVLLFQLPPNFKKDIERFSGFLGMLPEGTPAAWEFRHDSWYDDEVYDLLRDRGMALVCADTEESGDDEPIVHTAPWGYLRLRRPTYDDGDLERWARSVAAPEWERAFIFFKHEDEGAGPKMAGRFAEIAREVG is encoded by the coding sequence GTGGAGCTACACATCGGTACGAGCGGTTACAGCTATAGGGAGTGGAAGGGCAGCTTCTACCCCGAAGATCTGTCCAACAAAGACATGCTCTCCTACTACGGGGAGCGCCTGGGCGCAGTCGAGATCAACGCCACGTTCTATCGCCTGCCGAAGACATCGGTGCTGGAGAGCTGGGCCGAGCAGGTGCCGGACGGCTTCAGGTTCTCGATCAAGGCGTCTCGCAAGATCACCCACTTCGCGCGCCTCAAAGCCGCGTCGCAGGAAGCGACTGAGTACTTGCTGTCGACGCTCGGCTCTCTCGGGGATCGCATGGGCGTGTTGCTCTTCCAGCTGCCTCCGAACTTCAAGAAGGACATCGAGCGCTTCTCCGGATTCTTGGGGATGCTGCCGGAGGGCACCCCCGCCGCTTGGGAGTTTCGCCACGACAGCTGGTACGACGACGAAGTGTATGATCTGCTGCGCGACCGTGGGATGGCGTTGGTTTGCGCGGATACCGAAGAGTCGGGAGACGACGAGCCCATCGTGCACACAGCCCCCTGGGGATACCTGCGTCTGCGCAGGCCCACGTACGACGATGGCGACCTCGAGCGATGGGCTCGGAGTGTGGCCGCCCCGGAGTGGGAACGCGCCTTCATCTTCTTCAAGCATGAGGACGAGGGCGCCGGTCCCAAGATGGCAGGCCGGTTTGCAGAGATCGCACGCGAAGTCGGCTGA